In Eubalaena glacialis isolate mEubGla1 chromosome 3, mEubGla1.1.hap2.+ XY, whole genome shotgun sequence, the following are encoded in one genomic region:
- the LOC133088148 gene encoding glycine cleavage system H protein, mitochondrial gives MALRVARSVRAAICSLRAISAPNAPCPPRPWGLRAGAVRALRTGPALLSGRKFTDKHEWVTTENGVGTVGISNFAQEALGDVVYCSLPEVGTKLNKQEEFGALESVKAASELYSPLSGEVTEINEALAENPGLVNKSCYEDGWLIKMTLSNPSELDELMSEEAYEKYIKSIEE, from the coding sequence ATGGCGCTGCGAGTGGCGCGCAGCGTGCGGGCCGCGATCTGCAGCCTGCGCGCCATCTCTGCGCCCAACGCGCCCTGCCCGCCGCGGCCCTGGGGACTGCGGGCGGGCGCCGTCCGGGCGCTGCGCACCGGCCCCGCTCTGCTGTCGGGTCGTAAATTCACAGACAAACATGAATGGGTAACAACAGAAAACGGTGTTGGAACAGTGGGAATCAGCAATTTTGCACAGGAAGCTTTGGGAGATGTTGTTTACTGTAGTCTGCCTGAAGTGGGGACAAAATTGAACAAACAAGAGGAATTTGGTGCTTTGGAAAGTGTGAAAGCTGCTAGTGAACTCTATTCTCCTCTATCAGGAGAAGTAACTGAAATTAATGAAGCTCTAGCAGAAAATCCAGGACTTGTCAACAAATCTTGTTATGAAGATGGTTGGCTGATCAAGATGACACTCAGTAACCCTTCAGAACTAGATGAACTAATGAGTGAAGAAGCAtatgagaaatacataaaatctatTGAGGAGTGA